From the genome of Phoenix dactylifera cultivar Barhee BC4 chromosome 5, palm_55x_up_171113_PBpolish2nd_filt_p, whole genome shotgun sequence:
ATATTATTCATATCAACTTAATTTGAGTACGTAGATAATTGGTAAATCATGTGGTTTcaagatgcaattggaaatggGATTACCGTGTATACGTATAACGAAGTTATTAAATTGTCTAGTAACTTAAAATGAAGTATTATTACTGGTCAAAACCGTTTCTAACTGGTTACAACACTAACTTTTAGCAGCGGCCGAAAGTGCAGCAGAAAGCATTAAAAAGATTTGAATGGAGTTGACtgctaaattttttttgcagaGGTTATGACCACTGGATAAAGTTTCTATAGCGGTGGAAAAATATAGCTAAATTCTAATGAAAACCATTGGAGAACTTTCTCCAGGGGTTATATAATGTGTCGACTGTCGAGGTTGAAACAACAATGCCATATTTAGTGACGGCTAAGCCGAGCTCGGAAAATTGCTGATTTTGTTTTTCCAATTGGTAAAACATATTTTCCAGCACTTTTTTGTTGTTCTACTAGCGGTTTTGATTATTGCTAAATCTTCTTTTTCTAGTAGTGACTAACTACTCTCTTAGCAAACTATATATGAACCTCAGAAAGCCTAATTTTAATGTTTATTCATTTACACCCCTTAACCTCTTATGTTCCAGAGATTGCACCGGAAATGGGACAGCTAAAGATGTTTTTGGAGTCGTAATGTATATAATATCCTCTATGGTTAgtgggggaaaaaaaaggaaaggcaaaaaaaaacacTCAGTTTAGACCATATTAGGGTCTATTTTTTAGATACATATAACATCATTTCTGCTAACTTCTTGTCCAACTAAGAGAGAGTTCCAAATGCAAGCAAGTTATAACTCATTGGGCAGGTTCACTTTAGACCATATTAGGGTCTATTTTTTAGATACATATAACATCATTTCTGCTAACTTCTTGTCCAACTAAGAGAGAGTTCCAAATGCAAGCAAGTTATAACTCATTGGGCAGGTTCACTTATTCTGCAAAGGTATGGATCCCGTTCTATGATGCCGTTTGATTGAGATGTGAGATATTAATTTGAAATTAAAGAATTAAACTGATCAAGGCAAATGATGCCTAGACGTGGCTGGCGGGGCATCTTCATATATATTAATGCATAGGTTGAGGGATATTCTCCCGAGGTTGATTAGTCCGGAGGAGGAGGCTTTTGTGGGAGGGCGGAGTATTACAAACAACATGCTTATTGCTcaggagtttatgtttgatcttCGTAGGgccccgaggaggaggagcttgatggggatcaagtttgatatggagagaACCTACGACAGGATGAGATGAGACTTTGTACAGCAGTCTTTGTAGGGGTTTGGTTTTTCCTGAGAGATGGATCAGCTGGGTCATGGGTTGTGTTCGGAGCCCCTCTTTTGCCATTTTGGTGAATAGAACGCCATCCCGTTTCTTTGAGTCTTCTAGAGGGTTGCGCCAGGGATTTCCCCTCTCCCCCCTACTCTTCATTATCTGCACAGACGCACTCTCGAGAGCTCTTAGACAGATTGTGTCCCTGCATGTGTTAGAGGTTTACAGGCCAGTGGAGGGGGCTACTCCAATTTCTCATATGCTCTTCGCCAATGATTGTTTATTGCTAGCTCGGTCATCTCGGCAGGCCACAGGAGCCATTAGTAGGATCCTCCGGGACTATTGTGCTGTATCGGGTCAATGTGTCAATTTGTCTAAATCAGCTATATGCTTCATCCCGAAGACTACATTGGCAGTGAAGAATTCTATTCTGGAGATTTTGGGAGTGAGTGAGTGGGAGGGCACATTGAGATACCTGAGGATTCTAGTCTCAGGTCAGCAGCTACGTAGCAGGGATTGTTCCTCTCTAGAGCTTAGTATCAGGCATAGATTGGAGGGATGGCAGATGTACACATTATCGATGATGGAGAGGATTACCTTGGTTCGGTCAGTTCTTTCTTTGATCCCTACTTACTTTCTCTCCAATTCTTTCATTCTAGTGGTGTTTATGAGGACTCTTGAGTAGCTCTTTAGGAATTTCATCTGGGGGAGGAGTAGTGGTAGAGACGGTATCCACTTGTTGGCATAGGAGGTTGTGTGTCAACTGACTAGATTGGGAGGTTTGGGGGTACAGTCACTGGTGGTGAGGCAGGAGGCTCTAGCAGCACGTCACGTAGCCAGATTTATGCTAGAGCCTGACAGTATGTGGTCCTtgttgatgagggccaagtatggtccTTTGTTGCCTGGGACACGGGCTGGCTGTTACCACTCACCGGTCTAGAGGGAGATGTGTGCCAGAGCCATGTTGGTACTTCCGAAGATCAGATGGGCCATTGGGGACAAGCGATCTATTGATATTTTGGAGGACAGCTAGGTGACTAAGCAGCCGATCAGTCGCTTGCCGACCATGATGGATTCGGTTAGGTTGAGTGGACACAGAGTTTGTGACTTGTTGGACCCTGTTCGGGGACAATGGAGGGCTGGGTTGATTCGGGAGGTTCTTGGGGAGCAGTTGGCAGAGTTGGCTCTGGCTCTTCCAGTACCAGTCCGGGAGGAGCCTGATAGGTTAGTATGGATGCCATCAGGCCGGACCAGGTACGAGCTAGGGATTTGCATGCTTTGTGCAGTAGGGAGCCAGCCCAATAAATTGAGGGAAATGGATCTGGAGGATGCGGGTTCACCTGCAAGTAGCGCTCTttatctggaaggtggcatgggggtGCCTACCGACCAGAAGCTTGCTAGCTCAGCGAGGAGTGCGGGTTACCCAGTTTTGTGAGGTGTGCACGAAGCTCGAGGAGACTATTGATCATGCTCCTTTGCAGTGCCTCAGGACGAGGGAGATATGGAGTAGATCACCGGCACTCTCTCCCCAAGTGGGGTCGACATAGGATTTGATCCACTTGCTGAGAGTTTCTATGCGGAGCCCCAGATACCGAGAGGGGCTATCATATACAAAGAGGTCCCTTGGAGCCGAGAGGATGTATCTCGAGGGAGATTTTAGGGTGGTGATTGACTAGATCCGAGGTGTGGATAGATATGGTGATGGCCATCTCTCATCAGAGAGACTCGTGGACTAGTTCAGGAGATGGGTGGCTTGCAGGCAGCATATGTATTTCAGAAGGCAAATAGGGCAATAGACTAGGTCGCCTCATTCGTCGCCCGGCACTCCGGAGATTTTCTATGGATATCTACAGGAGATATTCCTTCTCctttgtactctttactttctcGTAATTTGGCAGAATGTACTCAAATTAGAGCTTTATAAATTAACGATtttactctatatatatatataggggattgataacctactctctattatggtaggttatcaatctacccatttttcattggacaaaaatacccttactttttaaaactcttaagggtatttatgtctttttacaatcccacattaattcaccctctcaaccccctaattaatactctctccctctctctctctcatacatatatatatatataaacatacatacaaacatacatacatacatacaaatatatatatatatatacatatatatatatatgtatctatgtatatatatacatgtatatatatagatgtatttatatatatagattgatatatgtatgtatatatacatacgtatatgcatatatatatatatatatatatacacacacacacatatatgcacatgtatacatatacatatatgtgtgtgtgtgtatgcatacatatacatatatgtatacatgtatatatatgtatacatatatatacatatatgtataccggagagagagagagggagagagttaagagtattaattgggggttgagagggtgagttaatgtgggagtgtaaaaagatataaaatacccttaagagttataaaaactaagaatatttttgtctacggaaaaatgggtagattggtAACCTATCATAatagagagtaggttatcaacgatatatatatatatatatatatatatatatatatatatatatatatatatatatatatatatatatatatatatatatatatatatatatatatatattaatgcaGGAAATTTGACTTTGTTTCGCATCGAGTGCGGGGCCTTTTCGTGGTACAGGCCACGGGAATTTTGGAAGTCGCGAGCTTTCACAATATCGAGCGACAAGCACAAAAAAAGCACAAAGTTTTTCCTTGAAAAAACTTCTATAGAATCCGATGCAAACACAATTGCAATCAAGTTCCGCCTAGGTGCCCACTTATTTTTCTTGCTCCAGTCAACAGCTTGGCCACATAAACCAACACTTGCATCGCGGCCTTTCACAGACTAGGTTCCACTACTCATGGGTGATAGAAATGGGGCTCCTAACCACGTAGTGGCCGCCACCTACCCAACTCAGCTGCCCCTCAGCCACGCCCGATTCTTGGGGACCGGAGCTGATGGTCACCGTGAAGCTCAGTTCCTGGTTGAGACGATGGAAAGCAAGCATCTTGGGCTCCACGCACACCGAAACATGCTTGGGGACTTCAACCTTTGCCCGGTAGACCGAGTTCGCCGCCAGCCCGACGTTCCTCACCGTCCGCTTCACCGTCACGTTGCCGCCTTTCGTCCCTAACGAAACAGAGATCGAAGGGTAGTTCAGATCTTTCCCAGCGATGCTCCCAGCCTTGGAGCAGTCGGTCGGACGTCCAACGACGAGCCCCACCTGCTTGCTGGTGTAGTTCAAGCCACAGAGGTAGGAGATATAGTCATTGGCATGAAGATCATAGACTAGGCCGGGGTCGACTGCCCTGACCGGATTAACATGACCGGCACCCATCGCGAAGAAATCAGCTGGGAGGAGAGTCTCGTCGACAATTCGTTTCCTGCTTTGGGAGAATACGCTGGCCGTCGTCATGATCGCTGATTTGATCGCGGCCGGGGACCAATCGGGATGTTTTCTCTTTATCAGTGCAACAATCCCACTCAGGTGAGGGGTGGACATGGAGGTGCCGGATTTTACATTGAAGAACGGACCGGTGCTGCCGGCTGCCGAGGGCGGCCCGATCGCGGACGCCCATGCAGCAATAATACTGACACCGGGGCCGGTGATGTCCGGCTTCAGGATCCCCCGGCTCACAGTACTGGGGCCTCGAGAAGAGAATGATGCCATGGCCGGCGCGGGCGAGGTCCCGACTATTGTTCCCTGGAATAGAATGGTCGCGGTCGGTTTGGATGAGGAAGCGATGTAGGCCCGGATCTTAAGCCCGTCGGCGTAAGTGACGTGCGATGCTGGGAGGACGTGGGCTTCGACGAGGGTGCTGAACTCACTGGGCTTGTCATTCATCAGTATCATGGCTGCTCCTCCGGCTGCCTTCACGACTTCTCCCTTGGCAACCTGAATAATGCCTGCCCCGCGCTCGCATAGCACCACCTTGCCCTTGACGTCGAGGCCGTTCAATGAGCCATTGCCGCAGAAGGCGGCGCCGCTCTCTCCACCGGCCCCAGCGTCCACCAGAGGCAACGGAGTCGACGGGAAGTCTTTGGGCTGGTAGAGTGATTCTCCCACGATCGGTGCTGTGCCATTTCCGAGCTTAACCGTCGCCCTTATGTTCCGGTCGATGGTGCTCGCCCCCACCGTAAGCATCCACGGGGCGTCGTTCGAGAGAGTGCTGCTGCCTGGGCCATCATTCCCAGCGGCGCAGCTCACGAACACTCCCTTCTCCATCGCACGGAATGTACCGACGGCGACTTCATCCTGGAAGAAAGGAACGCCATGATGGCCGAGAGAGATCGAGATCACGTCGACTCCGTCCGCCACCGCGGTGTCGTATCCTGCTAAAACGTCGCTGACCGCGCAGCCCTTTCCCGTGCACACCTtgtatattgcaaggtgagctTTGGGTGCCATGCCGACAGCCGTCCCTCCTGCTTGCCCGAGCACGCTGGCGTTCTTCACGGCCGCTCCTGCTGCGGTGCCCGCTATGTGGGTGCCATGCCCGTTGTCATCCAGAGGAGACATCGGCACTGCCCCTGCTCCTTCCATGGCCATTGCACCGGACAGAAAAGCTCTCGCCCCGATGAGCTTGTTGTTGCATTCAGAAGCTTGGAACTCGCACCGCCCTTTCCATTTGGCAGGCGGGGGGGCCATCCCCTCGCCACTAAATGATGGATGGCTGGGGACGACACCAGTGTCGAGCACCCCGATGACGACCCCCTCGCCATGGTTTTTCCGAACCCAGGCCTTTGGTTGGGGTTGCAGCCCCAAGAAGCTCGGCGTTCGTGTGGTCAGGAGCTGAAGTAATCGATCTGGGTTTGCAGAAATGAACCCATCCTTTTTCTCCATGTCCTTCACTTCCTCCTTGGTTAGCCTTGCAGCGAAGCCACTAGCCAAATTCTCATAAGAGTATATCATCCGGGATCCATCATCCCCGCTTGCGCTGGTCGTTGGTAAGAATGATCTATACCAACTCTTCCGGTCACCATCGGAGGCGAACACGGtgctttcaggaggatggacaTGGACTATATAAGTTTGTAGTTGGGAATTCCCACCCTTGGCAACCGAACACAAGCAAAGCAAGAATGCAAGAAAGGAGATGGCAAGAGCCTTGTGGCTACCCATTTGAGGACGGGATAGTTTGAGTGATGGTTTGAGGAGGATTGAGCTCCATTTTATAGAGGATGGTGAGGAAACGGGTAGGAGAGAAATCTGCCTTTGGGCTGGTTCGCGGAGAGTCCAAATCAGCGTAACCCCATTAAAATCtggcaaaaaaataataatgactccgttacaaatataatcaacaattATCTAAGTTCATTGCATAATATATagtaaaaatttaattattaatattcttTATCTATTGTAGTATTACATTgcattaatttcaaaaaaaatagaaaaggaagaaaatatcCATATCTTGCATATTGCCAATTTTATTGGTGCCGGCATTAATGGGGGGAagtttatgtaaaaaaaaaatatgtgagCAAAATTTTTTTGATGTGTGTACCAGATAAGACCATCTTGGACCCTTATTTTTTGCCACATAACTAAATTGCATGGATCTTGTAGCGGTGGCTAAAGAGATGGAGAggaaagggttttttttttgcattaaagatCTGTCTAGATTCATTGGCATGCAAAGTATATGGAAAAAATTCTAATGATCCGATATACACCTCTAGCGGTATTAAGATACATACTTTCCAAATATTCACTACTACATAGTTTGTGGCCAgctaatatacatatatacttgGTAAATTAATAATCCGATGACCCAATATATGCCTCCAGTAGAATCGATATACAGTTTTTAGAACACGACGTTCATCAATACATAGTTCATAGCTAGTTGATTATCGAAGAGAATCCTTAAACTTGATGTGGATCACTTTTGCCACTATGAGTAGAGTTGAATAGGATCCAAGTGCAACATCCGGCGCATTGGTTTCCTCTTGAAGTAAGGTTTTCTTCTCTTCATAAATTTCTTGAATTTCCTTGCTAGAACTGccatatcatcatcatcttcagcACTATTACTGTTGTCCTCATTCTCCTTTTGAGTGGCAGCCTTAAGGCAatggttttctttcttttgagatctTCCTCAAAGTGTTGCTTTATTGTGAGCTCATGAGTCATCAAGGATCTAAGAAGTTCTTCAAGTGATAGTGCACTCAGttccttagcttcctgaattgtTGTCACCTTGACTTCCTATGACCTTGGAAGTGATCTTAAAATTTTTCGAACAAGTTCAATGTCAGCATAAGATTTTTAAAGATATTTCAAACTATTCACTATATCAGTAAATCTGGTGAACATTTCAGTGAAGGATTCACTTGGTTCCATCTTGAAAAGCTCATATCTATGAACTaacatttattttagattctttcacTTGACTGATACCCTTATGGGTAATCTCAAGtgtatcccatattttcttatcaGAAATATAGGTAGAAATTCTGTTAAATTCGTTGGCATCTAATGAGCAATATAGCACATTCATAGCctttgcatttaattgtgccaattttttatcattttcatcCCAATCTCTTTCGGATTTAAGAAGGACCATATTTTCTACTATGTGTGTGGAAATATGTGGTCCATTTACTATTATGTTCTATAAGTCAtaatctaaagcttgaatgaatattctTATCTTAGTTTTCCAATATATGTAGTTTGTTCCGTTGAACAAAGAGGATCTATTTGTTGATTGTCTTTCAGAAAATGAATAACTGGATTGAGTTGCCATCTGATCTTTTGCTCTTGATGGTTAGGTCAAATTTAAAAGATAAGAACTAGATGAGCACTTGCTCtggtaccacttgttgcccagagacaACCCAAAAGAGGAGGTGAATTAGGTATTTCAAAACTTTTCTTCTAAGTGCAACGaataaaacaatttttaagtAAATGACTGAAATATAAATGCAATAAACAAAGTAAGCAATGCACACACATAA
Proteins encoded in this window:
- the LOC103722364 gene encoding subtilisin-like protease 4, giving the protein MGSHKALAISFLAFLLCLCSVAKGGNSQLQTYIVHVHPPESTVFASDGDRKSWYRSFLPTTSASGDDGSRMIYSYENLASGFAARLTKEEVKDMEKKDGFISANPDRLLQLLTTRTPSFLGLQPQPKAWVRKNHGEGVVIGVLDTGVVPSHPSFSGEGMAPPPAKWKGRCEFQASECNNKLIGARAFLSGAMAMEGAGAVPMSPLDDNGHGTHIAGTAAGAAVKNASVLGQAGGTAVGMAPKAHLAIYKVCTGKGCAVSDVLAGYDTAVADGVDVISISLGHHGVPFFQDEVAVGTFRAMEKGVFVSCAAGNDGPGSSTLSNDAPWMLTVGASTIDRNIRATVKLGNGTAPIVGESLYQPKDFPSTPLPLVDAGAGGESGAAFCGNGSLNGLDVKGKVVLCERGAGIIQVAKGEVVKAAGGAAMILMNDKPSEFSTLVEAHVLPASHVTYADGLKIRAYIASSSKPTATILFQGTIVGTSPAPAMASFSSRGPSTVSRGILKPDITGPGVSIIAAWASAIGPPSAAGSTGPFFNVKSGTSMSTPHLSGIVALIKRKHPDWSPAAIKSAIMTTASVFSQSRKRIVDETLLPADFFAMGAGHVNPVRAVDPGLVYDLHANDYISYLCGLNYTSKQVGLVVGRPTDCSKAGSIAGKDLNYPSISVSLGTKGGNVTVKRTVRNVGLAANSVYRAKVEVPKHVSVCVEPKMLAFHRLNQELSFTVTISSGPQESGVAEGQLSWVGGGHYVVRSPISITHE